The DNA sequence tttctttcttcagtTTTGATGTGTTTTCAATTGCATCGATTTGATGGTTTGTTAAACTCTAATCCTGtcattatgtttttattttcattcagCAGTATTCATAACAATTAACGGAGAACTCATTGCTAGTTTACAGGTTGAATAACTGATCGTCACTCACTTTTGGTGCTTAAAGAAAACATTTTACCTTCTCTAAAGGGTATATTCCTTGGTAAGGTCTTTTGGTGCATAAAGAAAACATTCTATCTTTCTCTTAATAAACCTCAACTCTTCGTAAGATTGTATCgccttttattttacttttctttttgttgcaGGTTAAATTTTTGTACCGTCAAGCTTCCTCACTCTTGTTGTTGCATTTCTCTGAGTGTTCCATCTTATGTTTTTGTgtataagtaattaattatttatatatatacacctTTCAACTTTCTTCAAATACCTCATGTGGGATAGGCTTGTACTCAACAAAATTATCTACTAGTAGACAAATTGAGCAAGCCAATATTGACatgctaattaattttgtattctaCTAGTGGACAAATTGAGCAAACCAATATTAACatgctaattaatttgtatgttTGATCTGTGGCAATGGTAGCTGGAAATCATGTTACTTTCAGTTTCAGTAGTTTCAACTAACCAATATGTCTACTAGTAGACAAATTGAGCTAGCCAGTAATGACatgctaattaattttgtatgtttaatCAGTGACAATGGTAGCTGGAAAGCATGTCACTTTCAGTTTCAGTAGTTTCAAATAACCAATGCAAGCTAGTATGTTTAAAGTGCCTTAAATCAAGCTTGAATGATCATATATGACTATGTCTCGACAACTCGATCTCATGCAACTAAATTCTCTTGGCTAGTTAATAGAGTCATATTCAATCTTAGTGactttagtttattttttattttgcttcaCGGGGTCTCGTTTTTCTTGCTACTTGTGATCTTTAGATAGTAGTTTGAGGATTTTGTATTGTTTACTATATGGGTGTGGCTTAGACTTGCTATGTGATGCAAGATTCATATATCCAACAGCCTGAATTACTTATGATTAATATACAGCCTTGAGCCGTTTGATTCTAATTCTGAAAATGAACTCCAACTCTAATAATATTCAatagaaaattgaaagaaaagttGTCTACTGACATGTAtcaaacaaaatggaaaagaagaaCATGTGTCTACTGACAAATTAAGCAAGCCACTAATGACATGTTAACAAATCgataataagaaaatgtgtAACAAGTAAACAAGCCACTAATTACCTGCTAAAAAATGGATAATAAGAAAGTGTGTACTAATTGACAAGTTAAGCAAGCCACTAATGACCTGCTAACAAATGGATAATAAGTAAATTTGTAGCCAATAATGACCTGCTAACAAATggataattaaaaatgtctaCTTGTAGACAAATTGAGCAAGCCAATTATGACATGCTAATTAAATTTGCTTTTTTAATCTGTGATAATGGTAGCTGGAAATCATGTCACTTTCAGTTTTAGTAGTTTCAACTAACCAATGCAATTTAGCAGTATGTTTAAATTGCCTTAACAGTCTCTTCTTAACATGCTTCTTTCgttccttctttttttcacATCTGAGCGTTGACCAAACAATCAAAGCTTGGAATTGTTGCAATGGCAGAAGCAGTGGTGTCAATTGCTCTTGAAACTATCCGTGATTTGCTATTGGAAGAGGGGAGGTTTTTAGCTGGTGTGGGAAACCAAGTCAAGGAGCTCGAGAGGCAGCTCAAAGAAATGAAGTATTTCCTCGAAGACGCTGATAAAAGACGACATGAAAGCAGAACCATCTCCCATTGGATCGCCGAGATCAGAGATCTCGTCTACAGATCCGAATCCGCCATTGAAAGACACGCAGCTTATCAAGTTTTTTCAAGGAGAAGAGGTCTCAGGCAGTTCGTCCGCAAATATTCCTGCATTTTGACAGATTGCAACTCACTCCACCAATTAGGGAGACATACATGGTATATTGTGTATTTTGAGACATGGTTTATAGCTACTTCTCTATGttattggtattttgaccattttgtgaagaatgtgtagaaaaagggtCGAAAATGAGCTTAAATGGCGAAAGGTGGAAAACGGACGAAATTGCAGCACGAggctggcgactcgccagcttcgCATCAATACCAacctggcgactcgccagGTCCTTCGCCCAGAATTGCCGAGAgcagctggcgactcgccagcttcACCGTACAACGAACCTGGTGACCCGCCAGGTTCGGGCCGACAGTATCCAAACAAGGAAATTTCGAGCCCTATTTAACCTAATGTGCATGGGACGCCTCCTACAACAACTTACACGCCTCCTACCCCAAAAATACCactttttcacctaggaagaagagaagaacgagcagaggacgagtattcatcacaagattgaagacgaggcctccaatccgcccaatccaattctaggagtttatacttttagttttattcttgttcaaacaatgtttttgaatatttctttgacttttgtgttgaacatgagtagctaaatccttcgtagagttctacgggggagatacaatgattcttatgtttaattgatttcctttttctatgccttggctcatgtggttattttgatttcttctgtgcttatacatttatttgactgatcaccttataaatgcatgtggattttactacaagaactgagaagtgagtagtttaatttgaaagagaaaaaattgacgtctttgctaatataatcgagagatttgagcctttgaatgaagctaagtatcttaggagctattaggagttgttgccttagttctaggaatgagacttcggttctaggtagcaatctacaaattatatgctttgagaaaagatatagttttaccttagtgatagcttaataacccttgagaccctttgttggcatagttaggaagttagttgagcataggatagttgttatcgatcccgtaggattctaccTTCTCATCCTTGATCTACATCCGCTTTCTCCTATTTGCTTTAGTTctctatttgtttttaattgtttttaccttgcttttaaatagatttagaaaacccaaaaatccgattcatctagatagtagttgaggttggttcgtggtaattaggttggcactcattgtctctgtggatacgatactctttgcttactatttgctacattagccccgtacacttgcgggtatacttgtgttaaaaataagttgagtcaagtttttggcgccgttgccggggacaaTTTGTGTTACTATAGCCTAATATcgtgataaaaattaagattacTAATCTAGATttacttgctttatttttcttttttttctttttgagttattctcacttttgtgtttttcttttcaggTTGTATGCTCACTCACTCTAAGGGGCAACCATTAGAGTTATTCGATCCTAAGATCGAAGCATCCAACCGAAGGAGAAACGCTCAGAGAAGGCTCAACCAAAGGCGATCACTTTCGCCTCTTAAGGGAGAACCGCCTGCTCCTGTTGCAGTAACAATGGCGGACAACGAAGAGAACAATGTACCACATCCAGATCCGGTAGTCCAACAACTCCAATTACAACTTGCAGATGTGGTGAAACAgctgaaagaaaaagaggaacaACAAGCCACAGTGCCAGTGCAAAACATGTACGCTTACAGAGAGGTAGAGGACCCACCAATTGGAAACGATGGGATTGATGCCAATCATTTTGAGCTCAAACCAGGATTGCTAAATATGGCTGAGGCTAATGCTTTTGCGGGGAAGACCAATGAAGATCCCAACAAGCATCTTACTAAGTTTATTCAGATCAGTAACACGGTGAAACTTAATGGGGTGAGAGATGAACAAATCAGACTAAGGCTATTCCCATTTTCCTTGAGAGATGATGCTAGAGACTGGTACGACAGCATGGGGTCAGGATCTGTTAAAACGTGGGATGCCATGGTAGACTTATTTTTGGAGAAGTATTTCCCACCCAGTGAAGTTCTAAAGAGGCAAGCAGAGATAATTCAGTTCCAGATGAAGCCTCATGAGACAATCCGAGAAGCATGGGCTAGATTCAAGACACTGCTGAAAAGATGCCCCAAACATGGTCCAAGTCCGGGACACCAAGTCGTAACTTTTTATAGGGGGTGTACTCCAGATGCAATGCGTGAACTGAATTGGAGCGCAGGAGGAGCACTCCTTCAATTAGGAGAGAATGATGCCATGCAAGTGATTGAGAGAGTAGCTTCCACTGATGAAGGATGGAATAATGAAAGAAACAAGTCATACAGGGTGTCCTCTGTTATAgaagatgatagaatagaCAAAATGTCGAAGCAGCTAGATCTGTTGACCACTCAATTGGGGATCATGGAGATGAGACAGCCTGAACCAGAACTGCAAGGAAGAGTTGATGATGTGAACTATGTGCACCAAGGAGGGAACAACATGAACTTCAACAACTATCGCCCCAACCAAGGGGGTGGTAACTATAACCACTATGGTAACAAGGTGCATCCCAATCTCTCCTATGGGAATCCTAACAATGTTTTACAACCACCACCGGGATTCACAGTAGCTAATGGAATGGTCGATGAGCAGAAGAAGCCTACTACAGAAGATATCTTGGCAGCATTCATGATTCAGACTACCAAGTACATGGAGAAAACTGACAAGTATATGGAGATTACTAATCAAAGGCTGGGAAAAGTTGAGAATGACGTGCAAAGCTTGAATGTACACATGAAGAGCATTGATACTCAGATTAGTAAAATTTCTCAAGCTGTAGGTGTCCAACATCAGCCAGGGCAATTTCCAGCACAGACCATAAACAATCCCAAAGATTGCAAGGCCATACACTTGAGAGGTGGTAAAAGCTATGAAGGACCTTCCATGCCTGTAGAGGAAAAGAAGAGTACTCCAGAGGAAGATGTCAGAGCAGAAGAGAATTCCAAGGGAAAGAATAAGGTGGACATTCAGACCAAGAAAGACGCAAGTGCCAGAAAAGCTGCCCCCTCCCTCCATTCCTACGACAGTTAGAGTGCCCTTCCCATTTgcggtgaagaagaagaagttggaTGAGCAATTCTCCAAATTTCTCGATATTTTTAGGAAGGTGCACATTAATATACCATTGGTGGAAGCTCTGCAAGAGATGCCTACGTATGCGAAGTTCCTAAAAGATGTGCtctccaagaagaagaagtggaTTGATTATGAGACGGTaaacatatttgaaaattGTAGTGCGATAATTCAAAAGAAGCTACCTGCCAAGCTTAAAGATCCTGGGAGTTTCAATATCTCATGCGTTATTGGAAATGACAGACAGACAAAGGCACTGTGTGATCTGGGGGCGAGCATAAATTTGATgccattatcatttttcaaaaagatgAAGATCGACACTCTCAAGCCGACTACAATCACACTGCAGATGGCAGATAGATCAGTCACCTATCCTAAAGGAATTGTTGAGGATGTTCTGGTGAAGGTACATGACTTCATATTTCCCGTCGATTTTGTAGTGTTAGATATGGAGGAAGACATGAATGTGCCGCTTATCCTAGGGCGCCCATTCCTAGCAACGGGAAAAGCATTGATAGATATAGCAAAGGGAGAGCTCACTCTTCGTATGGGAAACAAACGACACATTTTGTCTATCTATAATGCTATGAAGAGTCGTGAAGATGAGGAACTTGTTATGAAGATGGAGTGCAAAGCTGTGCATGTTGTGAAGGTCCAAAAGACACAAGCAATTGAGTCCGCATTGGGGGATTTTTCATTGCCACGGTGGATGTTTGGTTCATGTGGTGGATCAATTTCTAAAGAAGAGACTGCATCAAATCCTAAagtgaaggagaagaaaacaaaagctGAAAATTCACCCAAAGTGGAAACCAAAATTTATGATGGAGCTTTGAAAACTACTTGGTGGAAGAAGAGATTGGCTAGATCATATGCTTCCAAGATTGATAGAAAATCCAACACCACCATTTATGGCGTGACATGATGCAGCTCATGGAGGACGTCGAGCCAACAACGATAACCAAAGGCACTGTAGGGGAGGTAACCCCTAGTAGGTAACTCTTAATTTTAtcgtttcattttatttttggtgtgttttttttgttgctttcttACCATGTATGTCTCCCttctccaccaacttttcaaaCCTATTCTTTGCTTAGctttgaataagtttggggggatgataTGGTGGATAGGGACACTAACGAGGTACGTATCTTATTGCTTTtgttactttattttgttttatgatagaattattttgttagaacTCTTTGAATGCTTACTTTGATTGGTTgggttttgaaattgaattgaaaaaaaattggtagtAATTTGGGTGAAGACTAGTCGTCTATGATAAAAGAACCTTCCACTTTGAGCTATCACTTGACCATTGACTTGAGAGTTTGAGTAATAGGATGCATAAGTAACGAATTGCTTGTTTGCCTTGATTCATGCTATTTGCCCAGTGAGACTTGAGCTTTTAATTCTTTCATGTGTGATTTATCATCAATGGTGTAtgtgtttctagaacttgctccttgTCTTCTTGAGTCTACATAGTGACCTTAAAGATAGGGGAAGATGTTAGGCTATTGTTGTTAGCCTCATTTTTACCTAAACACTAACcttattatgtaataatacCCTTGATAGCCAAGTTTGAGCCTATTGCCTTTTCTTTTGTCAAGCTAATCAAAGGGGTTGGGAATCCTAGACTCTAGAATTGTTGAGTtatgaaaagaagaatttggAGAGTTTAGTTGTTGAAAGAAATTGGTCGTGTTTAGCTTATCAAGTTGGAAATTGGTTGtacttagaaaaaaaaaaaaaaaaaaagagaaaggaaaagaaagaaaaaaaaaatttagtatatAGAGAATAATTCAAGGTCTTTGGAAGTTGTGAAGAAATTAGACAAAGTCTAGTTATTGTGGAAAAGTGTTTTGGCGAATGGTTGAAGTTAAAAGTTGTTGTTGTGatttcttgggatatttatcttATTGGGAATTGAGTcactttagccaaatattacCTCACcttaccaaagagcctacattacaacctaaacaaaagacctttcggactctAGCTTTATTGTCACACGAAGTAGAGGAGAGGTTAGAtattgagcaagcctatggtaaaccatgcatttttgattgatttgagTGTTACTTTATATCTTATACACTTTGAGTGAGGTGattatacacacatatatatatccCAAGTGAAGCATGAATCCAAGGTGATATACAAGTTAGTAGTAAAAGTGCATTCGACGGCTTAACTTAATGGAATTTGTATTGTGA is a window from the Salvia hispanica cultivar TCC Black 2014 chromosome 1, UniMelb_Shisp_WGS_1.0, whole genome shotgun sequence genome containing:
- the LOC125191389 gene encoding uncharacterized protein LOC125191389; translated protein: MADNEENNVPHPDPVVQQLQLQLADVVKQLKEKEEQQATVPVQNMYAYREVEDPPIGNDGIDANHFELKPGLLNMAEANAFAGKTNEDPNKHLTKFIQISNTVKLNGVRDEQIRLRLFPFSLRDDARDWYDSMGSGSVKTWDAMVDLFLEKYFPPSEVLKRQAEIIQFQMKPHETIREAWARFKTLLKRCPKHGPSPGHQVVTFYRGCTPDAMRELNWSAGGALLQLGENDAMQVIERVASTDEGWNNERNKSYRVSSVIEDDRIDKMSKQLDLLTTQLGIMEMRQPEPELQGRVDDVNYVHQGGNNMNFNNYRPNQGGGNYNHYGNKVHPNLSYGNPNNVLQPPPGFTVANGMVDEQKKPTTEDILAAFMIQTTKYMEKTDKYMEITNQRLGKVENDVQSLNVHMKSIDTQISKISQAVGVQHQPGQFPAQTINNPKDCKAIHLRGGKSYEGPSMPVEEKKSTPEEDVRAEENSKGKNKVDIQTKKDASARKAAPSLHSYDS